A DNA window from Prevotella intermedia ATCC 25611 = DSM 20706 contains the following coding sequences:
- a CDS encoding DUF3408 domain-containing protein has product MEKKKVSNEGMENTIHSTKQYLGLNQIEGSSEYLIAELRARRARTFQDPNKQDIENTAHSEPAQKSENATVQRRISAKMRKETLEAYKQAYLVPTKLSDRKAVYLSRGTQERADFIVRRLGDRGSNLSSFVENIVRLHLEEYGEDIEKWRRL; this is encoded by the coding sequence ATGGAAAAGAAAAAAGTCAGTAACGAGGGAATGGAGAATACAATCCATTCCACCAAGCAATATTTAGGACTCAACCAAATTGAAGGTTCGTCTGAATATCTCATTGCCGAACTTCGGGCAAGGAGAGCCAGAACTTTTCAAGACCCAAACAAGCAGGACATAGAGAATACCGCGCACTCTGAACCTGCACAGAAATCGGAGAACGCAACCGTTCAAAGGCGCATCAGTGCCAAGATGAGAAAGGAAACGCTCGAAGCCTACAAGCAAGCCTACCTTGTGCCGACCAAGTTGAGTGACCGAAAGGCGGTCTATCTGAGCAGGGGGACACAGGAGCGTGCCGACTTCATCGTGCGCAGGCTGGGCGACAGGGGCAGCAACCTTTCAAGTTTCGTGGAGAACATCGTGCGCCTACATCTGGAGGAATACGGTGAGGACATAGAGAAATGGAGAAGACTGTAA
- a CDS encoding toprim domain-containing protein translates to MKEEDLLLIKRYPIVEYLERKGIKPIRLTSSYALYRSPLRAEIHPSFKVDTEKNLWIDYAEGRGGSIIDLCMRLEGCTLSAAIRHLGRNAPDDTAYSSRNDFAPNNFQPSMAANGARKLISISDTLPPHLQEYLTKVRCINLENAEPFLKCISYEVRGRCYQAIAFANLSGGYELRDNGSFKGTTAPKDITPILTDRQSEHTTNKTHPVYVFEGFMDFLSFLSMKEEVANHCLVMNSVSNLARTVRYLNDRYLTHICAFLDNDEAGQRTVQEFVRAGFKVEDMSVHYKGFKDPNEFHVSRMRKQEQQKVQERTRMSVTEQNQNRKSKQVKHKMR, encoded by the coding sequence ATGAAAGAAGAAGATTTATTACTCATCAAGCGATACCCCATTGTGGAGTATCTTGAAAGGAAAGGCATCAAGCCTATTAGACTGACATCTTCCTATGCCTTGTATCGTTCACCGCTTCGTGCAGAAATACATCCGAGCTTCAAGGTGGACACAGAGAAGAACCTCTGGATAGACTATGCCGAAGGCAGGGGCGGAAGTATTATCGACCTCTGTATGCGATTGGAGGGCTGCACGCTATCGGCAGCCATCCGTCATTTGGGACGGAACGCTCCCGATGATACTGCATATAGTTCTCGCAACGACTTCGCACCAAACAATTTCCAACCTTCAATGGCTGCAAATGGGGCAAGGAAACTGATAAGTATATCAGACACCCTGCCGCCACATTTGCAGGAGTACCTTACAAAGGTGCGCTGTATCAACTTGGAAAATGCAGAGCCATTCCTCAAATGTATCAGCTATGAGGTAAGGGGCAGGTGCTATCAAGCCATTGCCTTTGCCAATCTATCAGGAGGGTATGAACTTCGGGATAACGGTTCGTTCAAAGGAACAACCGCACCGAAAGACATTACTCCTATACTCACAGACAGACAATCAGAACACACAACAAACAAGACACATCCTGTCTATGTATTTGAGGGATTTATGGACTTTCTGTCCTTTCTTTCAATGAAAGAAGAGGTAGCCAACCACTGCCTTGTGATGAACTCCGTGAGTAATTTGGCGAGAACAGTCCGTTATCTGAACGACCGATATCTGACCCATATCTGTGCCTTCCTTGACAATGATGAAGCAGGACAGAGAACCGTGCAAGAATTTGTAAGGGCAGGTTTCAAGGTGGAGGATATGTCCGTACATTACAAAGGCTTCAAAGACCCCAACGAGTTTCATGTCAGTCGTATGCGTAAACAGGAGCAGCAGAAAGTGCAGGAACGGACACGGATGTCGGTTACGGAGCAAAATCAAAACAGAAAATCAAAACAAGTCAAACATAAAATGAGATAA
- a CDS encoding plasmid mobilization protein, which translates to MNRYNKKTAKWQQQNKEEQKMNKTEFIKVRCTSEEKQRIKSKAESAGRKFSDYCREMLLNGEVAAVPKMTENEREAICILQHTGRFYGQVSNLIKVKDERWVHITKNLSLCAKEAFKRFYDPHFRVDDEIYKVLNMRRNDRKV; encoded by the coding sequence ATGAACAGATATAATAAAAAGACTGCCAAATGGCAGCAACAGAATAAGGAAGAGCAGAAGATGAATAAAACAGAGTTCATCAAGGTAAGATGTACCTCAGAGGAAAAGCAACGTATTAAGTCAAAGGCGGAAAGCGCTGGGCGGAAGTTCTCGGATTACTGCCGTGAAATGCTCCTAAATGGAGAGGTGGCAGCCGTTCCTAAGATGACAGAAAATGAGAGGGAAGCCATTTGTATACTTCAGCATACAGGACGGTTCTATGGGCAGGTTTCTAACCTTATCAAGGTTAAGGATGAGAGGTGGGTACATATCACAAAGAACCTTTCCCTATGTGCAAAAGAGGCATTTAAGAGATTCTACGACCCTCATTTTCGAGTGGATGATGAGATATATAAGGTCTTAAATATGAGAAGAAATGATAGGAAAGTGTAA